The Theropithecus gelada isolate Dixy chromosome X, Tgel_1.0, whole genome shotgun sequence genome includes a window with the following:
- the LOC112616398 gene encoding olfactory receptor 3A1: MQPESGANGTAIAEFILLGLVEAPGLQPVVFVLFLFAYLVTVGGNLSILAAVLVEPKLHTPMYFFLGNLSVLDVGCISVTVPSVLSRLLSHKRAVPYGACLTQLFFFHLFVGVDCFLLTAMAYDRFLAICRPLTYSTRMSQTVQRMLVAASWACAFTNALTHTVAMSMLNFCGPNVINHFYCDLPQLFQLSCSSTQLNELLLFAVGFIMAGTPMALIVISYIHVASAVLRIRSAEGRKKAFSTCGSHLTVVVIFYGSGIFNYMRLGSTKLSDKDKAVGIFNTVINPMLNPIIYSLRNPDVQSALWRMLTGRRLLA; this comes from the coding sequence ATGCAGCCAGAATCTGGGGCCAATGGAACAGCCATTGCTGAGTTCATCCTGCTGGGCTTGGTGGAGGCGCCAGGGCTGCAGCCAGTTGTCTTTGTGCTCTTCCTCTTTGCCTACCTGGTCACGGTCGGAGGCAACCTCAGCATCCTGGCAGCCGTCTTGGTGGAGCCCAAACTCCACACCCCCATGTACTTCTTCCTGGGGAACCTATCAGTGCTAGATGTTGGGTGCATCAGCGTCACTGTTCCCTCAGTATTGAGTCGTCTCCTGTCCCACAAGCGTGCAGTTCCCTATGGGGCCTGCCTTACCCAACTCTTCTTCTTCCATCTGTTTGTTGGAGTGGACTGCTTCTTGCTGACCGCCATGGCCTATGACCGATTCCTGGCCATCTGCCGGCCCCTCACCTACAGCACCCGCATGAGTCAGACAGTCCAGAGGATGTTGGTGGCTGCATCCTGGGCTTGTGCCTTCACCAATGCACTGACTCACACTGTGGCCATGTCCATGCTCAACTTCTGTGGCCCCAATGTGATCAATCACTTCTACTGTGACCTCCCACAGCTCTTCCAACTCTCCTGCTCCAGTACCCAACTCAATGAGCTGCTGCTTTTTGCTGTGGGTTTTATAATGGCAGGCACCCCCATGGCTCTCATTGTCATCTCCTATATCCACGTGGCTTCTGCAGTCCTGCGAATTCGCTCTGCAGAGGGCAGGAAGAAAGCCTTCTCCACGTGTGGCTCCCACCTCACTGTGGTGGTCATATTCTATGGTTCAGGTATCTTTAACTATATGCGACTAGGTTCAACCAAGCTTTCAGACAAGGATAAAGCTGTTGGAATTTTCAACACTGTCATCAATCCCATGCTGAACCCCATCATCTACAGCCTCAGAAACCCTGATGTGCAGAGCGCCCTCTGGAGGATGCTCACGGGGAGGCGGTTACTGGCTTGA